A single genomic interval of Pseudorasbora parva isolate DD20220531a chromosome 21, ASM2467924v1, whole genome shotgun sequence harbors:
- the ifnphi4 gene encoding interferon phi 4 — protein sequence MNALQCVCLQLCLLMSVCGISSVLSCKWIQHKFKHQHEISLDMIRTMGEKIHNDHDGINPIPYELINNHRRAEPEKQILFVIQALVEITVLFDDGVVPWETKKVDEFLNIIHRQIDGMRTCGDYKMKRNKKLHLYFERLRQMTELKKEDGGESWEIVRKRVISLMNQLFFPFYTQA from the exons atgaacgctctccagtgtgtgtgtctccagcTCTGCCTCCTCATGTCAGTGTGCGGCATCAGCTCGGTGCTCAGCTGCAAGTGGATACAACACAAGTTTAAGCACCAGCACGAAATCTCTTTGGATATGATCAGAACGATG GGTGAGAAAATCCATAATGACCACGATGGCATCAACCCTATCCCATATGAGCTGATCAATAACCACAGAAGAGCAGAG CCCGAGAAGCAGATCCTGTTCGTCATTCAGGCTCTGGTGGAGATCACTGTCCTCTTTGACGACGGCGTCGTGCCCTGGGAAACTAAAAAAGTCGACGAGTTCTTAAACATTATCCATAGGCAGATTGATGGAATGCGCACATGT GGCGATTACAAAATGAAGAGGAACAAAAAGCTGCATCTCTATTTCGAAAGACTGAGACAAATGACAGAGCTGAAGAAG GAGGATGGAGGTGAAAGCTGGGAGATCGTCAGAAAACGGGTCATAAGTCTGATGAACCAGCTGTTTTTCCCCTTCTACACTCAGGCGTAA
- the plekhm1 gene encoding pleckstrin homology domain-containing family M member 1, translating to MLATQTPESGPEAKDVKQWIKEKIAWTLKALQKRYITTDTAVTSEDLEANLLCCALEAAFIHGIKSKFIRYDGGHSRKGGSRGTLPQPVFWSLLKTVTHRDVVQELDRLNFINSDIGRCRAWVRLALNDGLMECYLTSLLREGSKLGSYYQPGALLLDPEDREVLLTLLQGLASMTFQLSYKSAVLNEWTNTPLVLAGLCPPTPADEHLLGPKRKESWDTVSQSSGGSGSSDWAPEAIQRESRKEQSEGCETSTPLTSSNLSLNTSGSSQLSSSLSSDSLLQGQEPRSPENEHWSCDMEIVHKAQQNTVTEENSQDLKKEDIDVFMPAPDIQLQSDSAKHAVDGKTHMSDTDMHQSDEHVTEGPKVCTEKISAEALQETEEGTMIETKIIFKSTRLKVKHAVTGTTEREQKRENRDSSVESPSVSTVEKTNDLLKDPDTLLPETSSAPSSVEQSRHAAYRRTASTVSRKISSDSLYSSCKSTSWISEDDFYKPEETGSSEACAVIDVTQLNEQVTPTSEPETLQSPPSVVHRRQNGLPNPFRGLLKLGQLERRSAVGMWWDYYCELSPFELRLYNNAEERICYENLSLLRCEDVRLSSEGRFRLSFLNKRIYLRAPSPGEAEDWVDRIMEAISKLRPMMRDEQWEVLQTSSEQEVPSPTPSSPERTISELPDPPQLDWTRHKDPELDAIKEAVVYQNLEEKGWRSLVLSLSLETLKGFQVQDDSKTPLFSYSIGAIRDVVPDVSLGSPAFFKILTARDTLTLRAESGEEAQGWRSLIRGALDLYLETEDDGEVLGVSSPGGHGGSIHKLVQHRLKGDGTLLSHLSEVPKERGLDTQNYKCAGCPRQIGLSLGKARLCEFSGQYYCDSCHHGDMTIIPSRMVHNWDLATREVSRQAFKLLTQIEHEPLLNLDVLNPDLFDHTDIVAKVQTLRQRLRFLGDYILICRSGIGKQVQPRLQQRTYLLDNCDVYSVLDLQQIADGHYESYLQSLIEFGSKHVYNCDLCTQRGFICQICNSDNIIFPFQFDSTSRCKVCKTVFHSSCKAKCPVCPRCVRIQKYLERDLED from the exons ATGCTGGCCACCCAAACACCTGAGAGCGGCCCAGAGGCAAAAGATGTCAAACAG TGGATCAAGGAAAAGATCGCATGGACGCTAAAAGCTCTGCAGAAGCGCTACATCACCACAGACACTGCGGTCACCAGCGAGGACCTGGAGGCGAACCTGCTGTGTTGTGCTTTGGAGGCGGCTTTCATACATGGAATCAAGAGCAAGTTCATCAGATATGACGGAGGTCATTCGCGCAAAGGAGGATCACGAGGAACACTTCCTCAACCGGTCTTCTGGAGCCTGTTGAAGACCGTCACACACCG GGATGTAGTTCAAGAACTAGACCGTCTAAACTTCATAAATTCAGACATTGGTCGCTGCAGAGCATGGGTTCGCCTGGCTCTAAACGACGGACTTATGGAGTGTTACCTGACCTCGCTGCTTCGCGAGGGGTCCAAATTGGGCTCCTACTACCAGCCCGGGGCTCTTCTGCTGGACCCAGAGGATCGTGAGGTTCTTCTCACCCTACTGCAGGGTTTGGCCTCAATGACCTTCCAGCTCTCCTATAAATCAGCTGTGCTGAATGAGTGGACCAATACACCACTGGTCCTTGCAGGCCTTTGCCCCCCCACACCTGCAGACGAGCATCTTTTGGGCCCCAAGCGCAAGGAGTCTTGGGATACAGTCTCGCAGTCATCTGGAGGGTCCGGAAGCTCCGACTGGGCTCCGGAAGCGATTCAGAGAGAGTCGAGGAAAGAGCAAAGCGAGGGCTGTGAAACGAGCACTCCACTTACCTCATCAAACCTTAGTCTGAATACGTCAGGATCGTCACAGCTGTCCTCCAGCCTGAGCTCTGATAGTCTGCTTCAGGGTCAGGAGCCCAGGAGTCCTGAAAATGAACACTGGAGTTGTGACATGGAAATCGTCCACAAAGCACAACAGAACACTGTTACAGA GGAGAACAGTCAGGATTTGAAGAAGGAAGACATCGACGTGTTCATGCCAGCTCCAGACATTCAGCTCCAGAGTGACTCTGCCAAACATGCTGTTGACGGAAAAACACACATGTCTGACACGGACATGCATCAATCAGATGAACACGTCACAGAGGGCCCTAAAGTGTGTACAGAAAAGATATCAGCTGAAGCATTACAGGAGACAGAAGAAGGAACAATGATAGAAACCAAGATTATATTTAAAAGCACAAGACTAAAAGTTAAACATGCAGTCACTGGGACTACAGAAAGGGAGCAGAAGAGGGAGAACAGAGACTCATCTGTTGAGTCCCCTTCAGTTTCTACTGTTGAGAAGACCAATGACCTCCTCAAAGACCCTGACACTCTTCTTCCAGAGACCTCTTCTGCCCCGAGTTCAGTCGAACAATCCCGACATGCTGCATACAGACGAACCGCAAGTACTGTCAGTCGGAAAATCTCCTCAGACTCTCTGTATTCCTCCTGT AAATCCACATCTTGGATATCAGAGGATGACTTCTACAAGCCAGAAGAAACGGGCAGTTCTGAAGCATGTGCCGTCATTGACGTCACGCAATTGAACGAGCAGGTGACGCCCACCTCTGAACCAGAAACCCTCCAGTCACCACCAAGCGTAGTGCACCGGAGACAGAACG GTCTTCCTAACCCGTTCAGAGGTTTGCTGAAGCTGGGTCAGCTGGAGCGCCGCAGTGCGGTGGGGATGTGGTGGGATTACTACTGCGAGCTGTCTCCGTTTGAGTTGCGGCTTTACAACAATGCAGAGGAGCGCATCTGCTACGAAAACCTGTCCCTGCTGCGCTGTGAAGACGTCCGCCTTTCCTCCGAAGGCCGTTTTCGGCTCTCCTTCCTAAACAAAAGAATCTACCTGCGTGCGCCGTCTCCAGGGGAGGCTGAAGACTGGGTCGATCGCATCATGGAGGCCATCAGCAAACTACGTCCCATGATGAGAGACGAACAATGGGAGGTCCTGCAAACATCGAGTGAACAGGAAGTCCCTTCGCCGACACCCTCAAGCCCCGAACGCACCATCTCAGAACTTCCAGATCCCCCTCAGTTAGATTGGACCCGTCATAAGGACCCAGAACTAGATGCCATAAAGGAAGCGGTGGTCTATCAGAACTTGGAAGAGAAGGGTTGGCGGTCTCTCgtgctctcgctctctctggaGACCCTCAAAGGCTTCCAGGTCCAAGACGACTCCAAGACGCCTCTCTTCTCATACTCCATTGGGGCCATCAGGGATGTGGTTCCAGATGTTTCTCTAGGTAGTCCTGCGTTTTTTAAGATTCTGACTGCGCGGGACACACTGACACTGAGGGCAGAGAGCGGTGAGGAAGCCCAAGGATGGAGGAGCCTGATCAGAGGAGCACTCGACTTGTATCTTGAGACGGAGGATGATGGAGAGGTTCTGGGTGTCTCATCGCCCGGTGGTCATGGAGGGAGCATCCACAAACTGGTTCAACACCGACTGAAGGGAGACGGGACGTTGCTGTCTCACTTGTCTGAGGTCCCTAAGGAGAGAGGACTAGACACGCAGAATTACAAATGTGCAG GTTGCCCTCGGCAGATCGGACTGTCTCTGGGGAAAGCCAGGCTCTGTGAGTTCTCAGGACAGTACTACTGCGATTCCTGTCACCATGGAGACATGACCATCATCCCCTCACGCATGGTGCACAACTGGGACCTAGCAACACGTGAG GTCTCAAGACAAGCCTTTAAGTTGCTGACTCAAATAGAGCACGAGCCGCTCCTGAACCTCGACGTTTTGAATCCTGACCTGTTTGATCACACTGACATTGTGGCTAAAGTGCAAACCCTGAGGCAGAGACTTCGGTTCCTCGGAGACTACATCCTCATCTGCCGCAGCGGAATCGGCAAACAAGTCCaaccgag acTTCAGCAGAGGACTTATTTATTGGATAACTGTGACGTATACAGTGTATTGGACTTGCAGCAG aTAGCAGACGGGCACTACGAATCTTACCTGCAGTCTCTGATTGAGTTTGGGTCCAAGCACGTGTACAACTGTGACCTTTGCACCCAGAGGGGCTTTATATGTCAGATCTGCAACTCTGACAACATCATCTTCCCTTTTCAGTTTGACAGCACTTCCAG GTGTAAAGTCTGCAAGACGGTGTTTCATTCCTCCTGTAAGGCCAAGTGTCCCGTCTGTCCACGCTGCGTCCGAATACAAAAGTATTTGGAGAGGGACTTGGAGGACTGA